The following proteins come from a genomic window of Nostoc sp. TCL26-01:
- a CDS encoding Uma2 family endonuclease, producing the protein MTLSSPISLISTLPPLENGDKLTRAEFERRYDAMPNLKKADLIEGIVYMASPLRVTGHGEPHVDIITWLGVYKAVTPGVKLADNATVRLDADNEPQPDACLRIITGGQTHVSNDDYIEGAPELIVEVAASSVSIDLHEKLKVYRRNQVQEYLVWRVYEGEFDWFRLREGEYVQLEPNADGVICSQVFPGLWLEKSALLAGNLGKVLEVLQQGLTSAEHQSFVEKISQ; encoded by the coding sequence ATGACACTGAGTTCCCCTATTTCTCTCATCTCCACCTTGCCACCTTTGGAAAACGGCGACAAACTCACCCGTGCTGAATTTGAACGTCGTTATGATGCTATGCCCAACCTGAAAAAAGCTGATTTAATTGAAGGAATTGTGTATATGGCATCTCCATTGAGAGTCACTGGTCACGGTGAACCCCATGTTGACATCATCACTTGGTTAGGTGTCTACAAAGCTGTTACACCAGGAGTAAAGCTGGCTGACAATGCTACTGTACGCCTAGATGCAGATAATGAACCTCAGCCAGATGCTTGTTTAAGAATTATTACTGGAGGACAAACCCATGTTAGCAATGATGATTATATCGAAGGTGCGCCAGAATTGATTGTGGAAGTTGCCGCTAGTAGTGTATCAATTGATTTGCACGAAAAGTTAAAAGTCTACCGCCGCAATCAGGTGCAAGAGTATTTAGTTTGGCGAGTTTATGAGGGTGAATTTGATTGGTTTAGGTTACGTGAAGGAGAATATGTTCAACTTGAGCCAAATGCTGATGGCGTGATTTGCTCACAGGTATTTCCTGGTTTATGGTTAGAAAAATCGGCATTGTTAGCCGGAAATTTAGGGAAAGTTTTAGAAGTATTGCAGCAAGGCTTGACAAGTGCAGAACATCAGAGTTTTGTAGAAAAGATTTCTCAGTAG
- the tsaB gene encoding tRNA (adenosine(37)-N6)-threonylcarbamoyltransferase complex dimerization subunit type 1 TsaB, whose protein sequence is MTTQLEKPKLKKYSLSLHTTTPELGLAISNFAGETRTQVWDLGRDLSTYVHQYLVDFIAPQTWADLAFIAVAKGPGGYTGTRIGVVIARTLGQQLDIPVFGVSTLAAVAWSHIRDNNISKAIAIEMPAQRGQVFGAIYQPASHTGLTTLLADAVFTPEAWQETLANWEDSCQLIAAKSQLAATVTSILELAHLQWQQGKHPHWSEALPYYGQHPVDI, encoded by the coding sequence TTGACTACGCAACTAGAAAAACCCAAACTCAAAAAATACAGCTTATCCCTACACACAACCACTCCAGAACTGGGTTTAGCAATTAGTAATTTTGCTGGCGAAACTCGCACTCAGGTTTGGGATTTAGGGCGAGATTTATCTACTTATGTACATCAATATTTAGTTGATTTTATCGCACCCCAAACTTGGGCAGACTTAGCTTTTATTGCTGTTGCTAAAGGGCCTGGCGGTTATACTGGTACTCGGATTGGTGTGGTTATTGCCCGTACCTTGGGACAACAGTTAGATATTCCTGTATTCGGAGTTTCTACCTTGGCGGCAGTAGCTTGGTCACATATAAGGGACAATAACATTAGTAAAGCGATCGCTATAGAAATGCCAGCACAAAGAGGACAGGTTTTTGGCGCGATTTATCAACCTGCATCCCATACTGGCTTAACAACTTTATTAGCCGATGCTGTATTTACACCAGAAGCATGGCAGGAAACTTTAGCTAATTGGGAAGATAGTTGTCAACTAATTGCAGCCAAATCTCAGCTAGCGGCAACAGTCACAAGTATCTTAGAACTGGCGCATCTCCAATGGCAACAAGGTAAACATCCTCATTGGTCAGAGGCTTTGCCTTATTATGGCCAGCATCCTGTAGATATTTGA
- a CDS encoding response regulator has protein sequence MTVNSCEEGVILIVDDNPTNLEMLFDVLANAGYTVLVAEDGESAIARAEYAPPDLILLDILMPGMDGFATCRHLQEHQSTQDIPIIFMTALSDTVDKVKGLNLGAVDYITKPLQHEEVLARVKLHLRLRYLTKTLKSQNQRLETEIVERKRIEEQLREQAALLDITTDAIIVRDLNNYIRFWNQGAAHLYGWEAREAIGENANSLLYQPQNLSQLEPVKQNLATSSAWQGELTQITKAGQVITVASRWTLMYNQNGQPQSILTVNTDITEKKQLENQFLRAQRLESIGTLAGGIAHDLNNILTPILTAAQLLQLKLPHVDERTQQMFKTIESNTKRGAALVKQVLQFTRGVEGKRTIVQISYLFSEIQQIIRETFPKSIEFSTHIQPDLWTVIGDATNLHQVLMNLVVNARDAMPNGGNLSMSAENLFIDEAAVRMNLDAHVGSYLVISVTDAGMGMEPAILDRIFEPFFTTKEVGKGTGLGLSTVQGIIKSHGGFINVYSQVGKGTEFKVFLPAVAATAVPAVENMELLKGNGELILVVDDEAKILQTTKLSLEAYNYKVLTACDGIEAIATYAQDQDKISLVLMDMMMPSMDGTKAIHVLQKINPLVKIVAVSGLVTSQKLAGSAVVKKFLSKPYTTKELLETLQSVLTQESESSGLRSFPSL, from the coding sequence ATGACTGTAAATTCTTGTGAAGAGGGGGTCATTTTAATCGTTGATGACAATCCCACAAATTTAGAAATGCTGTTTGATGTTTTGGCGAATGCTGGCTATACAGTATTAGTAGCAGAAGATGGTGAGAGTGCGATCGCCAGAGCTGAATACGCCCCACCAGACTTGATATTATTAGATATCCTCATGCCGGGGATGGATGGTTTTGCCACTTGTCGCCACCTCCAAGAGCATCAATCAACACAAGATATTCCCATCATCTTCATGACAGCCCTGTCTGACACAGTAGATAAAGTCAAAGGCTTGAATTTAGGTGCTGTAGATTACATCACTAAACCACTGCAACACGAAGAAGTTTTAGCCCGTGTCAAACTCCACCTCAGACTACGGTATTTAACAAAAACCCTTAAATCACAAAATCAGCGCCTAGAAACAGAAATAGTCGAACGCAAACGTATAGAGGAACAACTGCGTGAACAAGCAGCTTTGTTAGATATCACCACCGATGCCATTATTGTCCGCGACTTAAACAACTACATCCGTTTTTGGAACCAAGGCGCTGCACACTTGTATGGATGGGAAGCTAGAGAAGCAATTGGGGAAAATGCCAACAGCCTGCTATATCAGCCGCAAAATCTCTCACAACTTGAACCAGTCAAGCAAAATTTGGCTACATCTAGTGCTTGGCAAGGCGAATTAACACAAATCACCAAAGCTGGGCAAGTAATCACGGTTGCTAGTCGTTGGACTTTGATGTACAACCAAAATGGGCAACCCCAATCAATTTTGACTGTTAATACTGATATTACCGAGAAAAAACAACTCGAAAATCAATTCCTGCGCGCTCAAAGGCTAGAGAGCATCGGTACACTAGCTGGTGGTATTGCCCATGACTTGAATAATATCCTCACGCCAATTTTAACAGCAGCTCAACTACTGCAACTGAAGCTACCTCATGTGGATGAACGCACCCAGCAAATGTTTAAGACTATCGAATCGAATACTAAACGTGGAGCAGCTTTAGTCAAGCAAGTTTTACAATTTACCCGTGGCGTGGAAGGTAAACGCACAATTGTGCAAATTAGCTACTTATTTTCCGAAATTCAGCAGATTATCCGTGAGACATTTCCTAAATCGATTGAATTTTCTACCCATATTCAGCCAGACTTGTGGACAGTCATCGGTGATGCAACAAACTTGCATCAAGTACTGATGAATCTTGTCGTCAATGCCCGTGATGCCATGCCTAACGGTGGTAATCTCAGTATGTCTGCGGAGAATCTGTTCATTGATGAAGCGGCTGTACGGATGAACCTGGATGCTCATGTCGGCTCTTATCTAGTCATTTCTGTCACCGATGCGGGGATGGGTATGGAACCAGCAATACTTGATAGGATCTTCGAGCCATTTTTTACTACCAAAGAAGTTGGCAAAGGTACAGGCTTGGGTCTTTCAACTGTGCAAGGTATTATCAAAAGTCATGGTGGTTTTATCAATGTCTACAGTCAAGTAGGAAAAGGAACCGAGTTTAAAGTATTTTTACCCGCCGTTGCAGCTACAGCCGTTCCTGCGGTAGAAAATATGGAACTGCTCAAAGGTAATGGTGAATTGATTTTAGTTGTAGATGACGAAGCCAAAATTCTCCAAACCACCAAACTCTCCCTAGAAGCTTACAACTATAAAGTCCTCACCGCCTGCGATGGTATTGAGGCGATCGCTACCTATGCTCAAGATCAAGATAAAATTAGTCTGGTATTAATGGACATGATGATGCCATCGATGGATGGTACTAAAGCTATTCACGTCTTACAAAAAATTAATCCCTTAGTCAAAATTGTGGCTGTTAGTGGACTAGTCACTAGTCAAAAATTAGCGGGAAGTGCGGTAGTCAAGAAATTTCTCTCTAAACCCTACACAACCAAAGAACTTTTAGAAACACTACAAAGCGTACTTACCCAGGAGTCAGAGAGTAGCGGCTTGCGGAGTTTCCCCTCCTTGTAG
- a CDS encoding serine/threonine-protein kinase, with protein sequence MSLCINPVCPKPNHPHNHKNRFCQSCGSQLELLGRYRVMHLLSNANDLSIYEVYEQDTAKILKVLKANFSADTKAVEFFRQEAVVLGQLNHPGITKVDSYFQHQTRDGLTLHCIVMEKIDGINLEEWLEQRQNQPISQAQAITWLQQLAEILNLVHSKLYLHLDIKPANIILRSHGQIVLTNFGTARNYHSSTTPTLLSGYSAPEQMNGQAAPQSDFFALGRTFVFLLTGRHPLDMYDVSNHLLHWHSYTQQISPALLNFLDWLIAPELRNRPTNAQSILQRLGDIEMQQNAHLMNTELKPNLPLSSPTKSLNKVPLIALFAAILVSLGLVILVAFIINYPKFTLLPIPTQSPERKGKIDYFSYQEGKDNQGRIAKFNIAVLSTEYKWLSESNFQIKNNEQIISLDVLKLNLEQENIQEIMENPQEIISVGIAACEGGVTVEQRLAGERSQQIHILVKKLFKNTFSVKGYRLLNLGKFQGSDCRNNQNSTAYQRSIIIVGLKRQSKGVIIDEALRNRLETKPFADFKLENYSLGSIDKFKTIFKRN encoded by the coding sequence ATGAGCCTTTGTATCAATCCAGTTTGCCCCAAGCCTAACCATCCCCACAACCACAAAAACCGTTTCTGTCAAAGTTGTGGTTCACAGTTGGAATTACTAGGGCGCTATCGAGTGATGCACTTGCTAAGTAATGCCAACGACTTGAGTATCTATGAAGTCTACGAACAAGACACAGCCAAAATCCTCAAAGTACTGAAAGCTAATTTTTCCGCCGATACGAAAGCAGTAGAATTTTTTCGCCAAGAAGCAGTAGTTTTAGGACAACTAAATCACCCAGGAATTACTAAGGTTGATAGCTACTTCCAACACCAAACCAGAGATGGTTTAACTCTGCACTGCATTGTCATGGAGAAAATTGACGGTATTAACTTAGAAGAATGGTTAGAACAACGACAAAATCAACCAATTTCCCAAGCACAAGCAATAACTTGGTTACAACAGTTGGCAGAGATTTTGAATTTAGTACATAGCAAACTTTACTTACATTTAGATATTAAACCAGCAAATATTATTTTGCGATCGCATGGGCAAATAGTATTAACTAATTTTGGTACAGCCAGGAATTATCACAGTAGCACTACACCAACTTTATTATCGGGTTACAGCGCTCCCGAACAAATGAACGGACAAGCTGCACCACAATCGGATTTTTTTGCTTTGGGACGCACCTTTGTTTTTTTGCTGACAGGACGACATCCTTTAGATATGTACGATGTTAGTAATCATTTATTACATTGGCATAGTTACACTCAGCAAATTTCACCTGCACTTTTAAACTTTCTAGATTGGTTGATAGCACCAGAGTTAAGAAATCGCCCCACTAATGCTCAGTCTATTTTGCAGCGTCTAGGCGATATTGAGATGCAACAGAATGCTCATCTAATGAACACTGAGCTAAAACCGAATCTACCTTTATCTTCACCAACAAAGTCTCTCAACAAAGTTCCACTCATTGCTTTATTTGCAGCAATCTTAGTTTCATTAGGATTAGTTATTTTAGTGGCTTTCATCATAAATTATCCAAAATTTACTTTGTTACCAATACCAACCCAATCTCCTGAGAGAAAAGGAAAGATAGATTATTTTTCTTATCAAGAAGGCAAGGATAATCAAGGCAGAATTGCTAAATTTAATATCGCTGTTTTATCAACAGAGTACAAATGGTTATCTGAGAGTAACTTTCAAATTAAAAATAATGAGCAAATTATCAGTCTGGATGTTTTAAAATTAAATCTAGAACAAGAAAATATCCAGGAAATAATGGAAAATCCTCAAGAAATTATTTCTGTAGGTATAGCTGCTTGTGAAGGTGGCGTTACAGTTGAACAACGTCTGGCTGGGGAACGTTCCCAACAAATACACATTTTAGTCAAAAAATTATTTAAAAATACATTCAGTGTTAAAGGTTATCGCTTATTAAATTTAGGTAAATTTCAAGGAAGTGATTGTCGAAACAACCAAAATTCCACTGCATATCAAAGAAGTATTATTATTGTTGGCTTAAAAAGACAGTCAAAAGGGGTGATTATAGATGAAGCTCTGAGAAATAGGTTGGAAACTAAACCATTTGCTGATTTTAAGTTAGAGAATTATTCTTTAGGTTCTATAGATAAGTTTAAAACAATATTTAAGAGAAATTAG
- a CDS encoding hybrid sensor histidine kinase/response regulator → MGITIADYKLTQILSDSTNTCIYRAVNERQQTSVIIKTLKAEYPTIEELAQLGHEYKILQTLNIAGVIKPLALESYQNGLALIFADFEGAALTDFINTKYLDQHHFLVIAIQLTNILSQIHQHKIIHKNIKPDNIFIDPKNNQVTIIDFSISSCLSKENLTISHPHLIEGTLAYMSPEQTGRMNRSIDYRTDFYSLGVTFYQMLTGQLPFTATDPLELVHCHIAKIPVSPQEINADIPPVVADIVMKLLAKTAEARYQNALGIKADLEKCLRQIQATNKIANFTIGQLDLNSQLLIPQKLYGRETEVISLMNAFERVGLGAVEMILVSGYSGIGKSSLVNEVHKPIVARHGYFISGKFDQFKRNIPYAFLISAFQELIQQLLTESSAKIALWKFKILESLGVNGQVIIDVIPAIAQIIGSQPPVVQLGINESQNRFKRVFQQFIHIFCQPEHPLVLFLDDLQWADLDSLKLIQLLISNPNSQYLLLIGAYRNNEVNSTHPLMLAVDEMHNSGAVINNIILQPLQIDHVNQLVSDTLHHQQINSYSLANLLFTKTQGNPFFLTQLLKSLEQENLLYFNFSRGCWQWDITRLQDIEISDNVVEFMVNQIQKLSPVTQNILKLAACIGSKFTLDVLSIVNQKTLSVTAQELWESLEAGLVLPLDSAYKIPLAISEQPEHQRITYQFLHDRVQQASYSLIPDSERKATHFHIGQLLLQHTTLEERQENILTLVNHLNYGEDLLTLESDKYQLAELNLLAGQKAKIATAYESAIRYLQVGLKLLTANSWQAQYQLTLALYESAIETAYLKGDFAEMDKWVAIVLQQAANPMDKMKVYEVKIQACMAQVKQLEAFKIGLEALELLGVKLPESPSIADIEQTISQTATNLTGKNIADLIHLPLMTEVDKLAAIRMLTSLGSPTYQSAPALFPLVVCEQVNLSVKYGNSPFSAYGYVCYGVILNGIVQDIDSAYQFGKLAINLVEQFNASELKTSIFYVAGACTMYGKVHARETLPLLQEAYLSGLENGQFEYGCYAIAQKCQHSYFIGQELPKLEPEMAIISDALAQLHQENALSWNKIFHQSILNLLKPSQNSCLLLGEVYNEDESLPLLQAANARTLLLYFYLNKLILCYLFGEYPQALTNALQGEQYLDGVKAFLVVPVFHFYDALVQLAIYPSASSAQQEQILDKVNYNQQKMQHWADHAPMNFQHKYDLVEAEKARVLGQHWLAMANYDKAIAGAKEQGYIQEEALANELAAKFYFEFGREKVGQTYLTDAYYGYLRWGATAKVRDLAETYPQIFSRISERKITSLEMNQTISSMTKNMSGIFDISAVMKAAQALSGEIVLDKLLAKLMQLVLENAGAETGFLILEIAGNLVIKASKTLANHQINVQQSIPVDSCQELPISVINYVRRTQQNIVINDASHEGMFTTDSYIIQHQPKSLLCIPIVNQGKLIGILYLENNLTTGVFTSERVEVLQLLSSQAAISIDNARLYNDLEEYNRTLEIKVEERTLELQQEIQERQRAELAAESANRAKSEFLANMSHELRTPLNGILGYTQIFQKDRNLTPQQKNGVEIIYQCGEHLLTLINDILDISKIEARKMEMYPQQFHFSQFLEGIIHMCRIRAEQKGISLVYKAVSPLPNIVFADEKRLRQVLINLLSNAVKFTEQGCITFYVGYVSNYGQEVQESNTVLNSQSPIPKIRFSIEDTGMGISPEQLEEIFLPFKQVGENSRKTEGTGLGLAISRQLVEMMGGELQVKSTLGQGSVFWLDLDLPEVMSQADVTKVEQSQIVGFVGTRRKILVVDDKWENRSVLVNLLQPLGFEVVEATDGLDGVNKASEFAPDVIFMDLVMNVMDGFEATRRIRMLPNLKKTAIIAISASVFDFNQQRSQAVGCDDFLPKPIQVNNLLEKLQFHLGLTWIYQDGINQWLQPKDVNLKAPISHQTLIAPSAEELAILLDLAMRGNLRGLAEVITRLEEANEKLIPFATHIRQLVKGFKGKQIVEFLKKF, encoded by the coding sequence ATGGGTATTACCATTGCCGATTACAAACTTACGCAAATTTTGTCTGACAGTACAAATACTTGTATTTATCGCGCCGTTAATGAGCGACAACAAACATCAGTAATTATTAAAACCCTCAAAGCTGAATATCCCACGATAGAAGAACTTGCCCAATTAGGTCATGAATATAAAATCCTCCAGACTTTAAATATAGCAGGTGTGATTAAACCACTCGCTTTGGAGAGCTATCAAAACGGTCTAGCATTAATTTTTGCAGACTTTGAGGGAGCAGCTTTAACAGATTTTATTAATACGAAATATCTTGATCAGCATCACTTTTTAGTAATTGCTATTCAATTAACTAATATTCTTAGTCAAATACATCAACATAAGATTATTCATAAAAATATTAAGCCTGATAATATTTTTATTGACCCCAAAAACAATCAAGTTACAATTATCGATTTCAGTATCTCATCTTGTCTATCAAAAGAAAATTTAACTATCAGTCATCCCCATTTAATTGAAGGCACTCTTGCTTATATGTCCCCAGAACAAACTGGGAGAATGAATCGCTCCATTGACTATCGAACTGACTTTTATTCTTTGGGTGTGACATTCTATCAAATGCTTACCGGACAATTACCATTTACAGCTACTGACCCATTAGAACTAGTTCATTGCCATATAGCGAAAATCCCAGTATCACCTCAAGAAATCAATGCTGATATTCCCCCAGTAGTTGCAGATATAGTTATGAAACTATTGGCTAAAACGGCAGAGGCAAGATATCAAAATGCTTTAGGTATCAAAGCAGATTTAGAAAAATGCCTCAGACAAATTCAAGCTACTAACAAAATTGCTAACTTTACTATTGGGCAGTTAGATTTAAATAGTCAACTGCTGATTCCCCAGAAACTTTACGGACGAGAAACAGAAGTCATAAGTCTGATGAATGCCTTTGAGCGAGTTGGCTTAGGGGCAGTAGAAATGATTTTAGTCAGTGGTTATTCAGGTATTGGTAAATCTTCTTTAGTCAATGAAGTTCATAAACCCATAGTTGCTCGACATGGTTATTTTATTTCTGGTAAATTTGACCAATTCAAGCGAAATATTCCTTATGCGTTTTTAATTTCAGCTTTTCAAGAGTTAATTCAACAATTACTCACAGAAAGTTCCGCAAAAATAGCGCTGTGGAAATTTAAAATTTTAGAATCTCTGGGTGTGAATGGTCAAGTAATTATTGATGTCATTCCCGCAATAGCACAAATCATTGGTTCTCAGCCGCCTGTGGTGCAATTAGGCATCAATGAATCTCAAAACAGATTTAAGCGAGTATTTCAGCAATTTATTCATATATTTTGTCAACCTGAGCATCCATTAGTACTATTTTTGGATGACTTACAATGGGCAGATTTAGATTCTCTCAAATTAATTCAACTACTGATTAGTAACCCCAATAGCCAATATTTACTTTTGATTGGTGCTTATCGCAATAACGAAGTTAATAGTACTCATCCATTAATGCTTGCTGTGGATGAAATGCACAACTCTGGTGCAGTGATCAATAATATTATTCTTCAGCCATTGCAAATTGATCATGTTAATCAGTTAGTTAGTGATACTCTCCATCATCAACAGATAAACTCCTATTCATTAGCTAATTTATTATTTACTAAAACTCAAGGTAATCCATTTTTCTTAACTCAATTACTCAAATCTCTAGAGCAAGAAAATTTATTATATTTTAATTTTAGTCGAGGTTGTTGGCAGTGGGATATCACCCGACTGCAAGATATTGAAATTAGTGATAATGTTGTGGAATTCATGGTGAACCAAATCCAAAAGTTATCACCAGTAACTCAAAATATCTTAAAATTGGCTGCTTGTATTGGCAGTAAATTCACTTTGGATGTTTTGAGTATTGTTAATCAAAAAACTTTATCTGTCACGGCTCAAGAACTTTGGGAATCTTTAGAAGCTGGTTTAGTTTTACCTTTGGATAGTGCTTATAAAATTCCCTTGGCTATTAGTGAGCAACCAGAACACCAAAGAATTACATATCAGTTTTTACATGACAGAGTCCAGCAAGCATCTTATTCGTTAATTCCTGATTCCGAAAGAAAAGCAACTCATTTTCATATCGGTCAATTGCTATTACAACACACTACATTAGAAGAACGCCAAGAAAATATTCTTACTTTAGTTAATCACCTCAATTATGGTGAAGATTTACTCACACTAGAGTCAGACAAGTATCAGCTAGCTGAACTCAATCTCTTAGCAGGGCAAAAAGCTAAGATAGCAACAGCTTATGAGTCGGCTATCCGCTATCTTCAGGTGGGTTTGAAATTATTAACAGCAAATAGTTGGCAGGCGCAGTATCAATTAACTTTAGCTCTTTATGAGTCGGCAATAGAAACAGCATACTTAAAAGGCGATTTTGCCGAGATGGATAAATGGGTGGCAATTGTTTTGCAACAAGCTGCCAATCCGATGGATAAAATGAAAGTCTATGAAGTGAAAATTCAAGCCTGTATGGCGCAAGTTAAACAACTGGAGGCGTTCAAAATTGGGTTAGAAGCTTTAGAATTGCTGGGAGTCAAGTTACCAGAGTCACCAAGTATTGCTGATATTGAACAGACTATTAGCCAAACAGCAACAAATTTGACTGGGAAAAATATTGCAGATTTGATTCATCTACCTTTAATGACAGAGGTGGATAAATTAGCAGCCATCCGAATGCTTACCAGTCTGGGTTCTCCAACTTATCAGTCTGCACCTGCGTTATTTCCCCTAGTTGTATGTGAACAGGTGAATTTATCGGTAAAATATGGCAATTCGCCCTTTTCGGCTTATGGTTATGTTTGTTATGGGGTGATTTTAAACGGGATAGTTCAGGATATTGATTCAGCTTATCAATTTGGCAAGTTAGCTATCAACTTAGTCGAGCAGTTCAACGCCTCAGAACTGAAGACGAGTATCTTCTATGTGGCAGGGGCGTGTACGATGTATGGGAAAGTTCATGCTCGTGAAACATTGCCCCTTTTGCAAGAAGCTTACCTGAGTGGCTTAGAGAATGGACAGTTTGAGTATGGGTGTTATGCGATCGCTCAAAAATGTCAACACTCCTATTTTATCGGACAAGAGCTACCAAAGCTAGAACCAGAAATGGCAATAATCAGCGATGCTTTGGCTCAACTCCACCAAGAAAATGCTCTGAGCTGGAATAAAATTTTTCACCAATCAATTCTCAATTTACTCAAACCTAGTCAAAATTCTTGTCTTTTATTGGGTGAGGTATACAACGAGGATGAATCTTTACCACTTTTACAAGCAGCTAATGCGAGAACTTTACTCCTCTACTTTTATCTGAACAAACTTATCCTCTGTTACTTGTTTGGTGAATACCCACAAGCTTTAACAAATGCGCTGCAAGGAGAACAATATTTAGATGGAGTCAAAGCGTTTTTAGTTGTCCCTGTGTTTCATTTTTATGATGCTTTAGTCCAACTAGCTATATATCCATCTGCATCATCTGCACAACAAGAACAAATCCTCGATAAAGTCAATTATAATCAACAGAAAATGCAACACTGGGCAGATCATGCCCCCATGAATTTTCAGCATAAATATGACCTTGTGGAAGCAGAAAAAGCCAGAGTATTAGGTCAACATTGGCTAGCAATGGCAAATTATGACAAAGCAATTGCTGGAGCTAAAGAACAAGGATATATCCAAGAAGAAGCACTCGCTAATGAATTGGCAGCAAAATTTTATTTTGAATTTGGTAGAGAAAAGGTAGGACAAACATATTTAACTGATGCCTATTATGGATATTTGCGCTGGGGGGCAACAGCTAAAGTCAGAGATTTAGCAGAAACATATCCGCAAATATTCTCACGGATATCAGAGCGCAAAATCACCAGTCTGGAGATGAATCAGACGATTAGCTCCATGACTAAAAATATGAGTGGCATTTTCGATATATCCGCAGTCATGAAAGCAGCACAAGCGCTTTCTGGTGAAATCGTTTTAGATAAATTGCTGGCTAAATTGATGCAGCTTGTTTTAGAAAATGCTGGCGCAGAGACAGGATTTTTAATTTTAGAAATAGCTGGAAATTTAGTGATTAAAGCCTCAAAAACTTTAGCAAATCATCAGATAAATGTACAACAATCAATACCTGTAGACTCTTGTCAAGAATTACCCATATCGGTAATTAATTATGTCCGGCGGACTCAGCAAAATATTGTCATCAATGATGCTAGCCATGAGGGGATGTTTACTACAGATAGTTATATTATCCAGCACCAACCAAAATCTCTGTTATGTATCCCCATTGTCAATCAAGGTAAACTAATTGGCATCCTGTATTTAGAAAATAATTTGACTACAGGAGTGTTTACATCTGAACGTGTAGAAGTATTGCAACTTTTATCTTCTCAAGCCGCAATTTCTATTGATAATGCCCGTCTTTACAATGATTTAGAAGAATATAATCGTACCCTAGAAATAAAAGTAGAAGAACGCACTCTCGAATTACAACAAGAAATTCAGGAACGCCAAAGAGCAGAATTAGCAGCCGAATCAGCTAACCGTGCCAAGAGTGAATTTTTAGCTAATATGAGCCATGAACTACGCACTCCACTCAACGGCATTTTAGGTTACACACAAATTTTTCAAAAGGATCGAAATTTAACTCCCCAACAAAAAAATGGTGTAGAGATTATTTATCAATGTGGTGAACACTTATTAACACTAATTAATGATATTTTAGATATTTCCAAAATAGAAGCGCGGAAAATGGAAATGTATCCCCAACAATTTCATTTTTCCCAGTTTCTCGAAGGCATAATTCATATGTGTCGCATCCGTGCTGAACAAAAAGGCATCTCCTTAGTATATAAAGCTGTTTCTCCTTTACCAAATATAGTTTTTGCTGATGAAAAGCGCTTACGCCAAGTTTTGATTAATTTACTCAGCAATGCAGTTAAATTTACAGAACAAGGTTGCATTACTTTTTATGTAGGTTATGTGAGCAATTATGGGCAAGAGGTACAAGAAAGCAATACTGTTCTCAACTCTCAATCCCCAATCCCCAAAATCAGATTTAGTATAGAAGATACAGGTATGGGGATCTCACCAGAGCAATTAGAAGAAATATTTTTGCCATTCAAGCAAGTAGGTGAAAATAGCCGGAAAACTGAAGGAACAGGTTTGGGATTAGCAATTAGTCGTCAATTAGTAGAAATGATGGGCGGTGAACTTCAGGTTAAGAGTACTCTAGGTCAAGGTAGTGTTTTTTGGCTAGACTTAGATTTACCAGAAGTGATGTCACAAGCTGATGTAACCAAGGTTGAACAAAGCCAAATCGTGGGTTTCGTTGGGACTCGGCGCAAAATATTAGTCGTAGATGATAAATGGGAAAATCGCTCTGTCTTAGTCAATTTACTACAACCTCTAGGTTTTGAAGTTGTAGAAGCAACCGATGGGTTAGATGGTGTTAACAAAGCCAGTGAATTTGCACCAGATGTGATTTTTATGGATTTAGTCATGAATGTGATGGATGGCTTTGAAGCTACCCGTCGCATCAGGATGTTACCAAACTTAAAAAAAACGGCGATAATTGCTATATCGGCCAGCGTTTTTGATTTTAATCAACAACGGAGCCAAGCAGTTGGTTGTGATGACTTTCTGCCTAAACCCATCCAAGTAAATAATCTTTTAGAAAAATTACAGTTTCATCTAGGATTGACATGGATTTATCAAGATGGAATAAATCAGTGGTTACAACCAAAGGATGTTAATCTCAAAGCTCCCATATCTCATCAAACATTGATTGCGCCATCAGCAGAAGAATTAGCTATTTTGCTTGACTTGGCAATGCGGGGAAACCTCAGAGGTCTTGCTGAAGTTATTACTAGGCTAGAGGAAGCTAATGAAAAATTAATACCGTTTGCGACTCATATCCGCCAACTAGTCAAAGGTTTTAAAGGCAAGCAAATTGTCGAGTTTTTGAAAAAATTTTAA